The Montipora capricornis isolate CH-2021 chromosome 3, ASM3666992v2, whole genome shotgun sequence genome window below encodes:
- the LOC138042422 gene encoding zinc finger MYM-type protein 1-like: protein MIQNEMLEVLALGVLREISENIQNAKFFTIMADETADVSIKEQLVVCIRWVDDKFVIHEDFIGMWPLPRTTADQIVETLREALQQMNLDIQNARGQCYDGAATMAGEKTGVATQIKSVNGKCLYTHCYGHALNLAVADAIKSVKCMSDALDTVREIGKLVKKSPQRNTKLDQIREETTNESRGVHAFCPTRWTVRGEALASVLNNHDELMELWDWSLDVLKDTEMKSRINGVKSMMTKFSFYFGCCLGEKILRQTDNLSRALQSSSISAAQGNKLAVDVVKTLKTDRSDESFDLFWARIKQRKDKEIESIEDPVPPRKRKVPSRFELGQQQTHYFPQTAKDHYKQIYFEAIDFATTAITARFDQKDFKVYMNLQELLLKATAKQPYDAELAEVLKVYSEDLNPYQLEGQLVLLPQVAASNAFDTSRFNVDDLISFFQSIDEPHKLLLSEICTLGKLLLVMPATNAASERSFSALKRVKTYLRATTGDARLNHLMTLHVHRDRTDSIDLVAAANQFVGEQENRKQLFGSFTTNDLSRKVSLVSRSTQTSL from the coding sequence ATGATTCAGAATGAGATGCTCGAAGTTCTTGCTCTAGGTGTGCTGCGGGAAATATCAGAAAACATTCAGAATGCTAAGTTTTTTACGATAATGGCAGATGAGACAGCTGATGTGTCTATCAAGGAGCAACTTGTTGTATGCATTCGTTGGGTTGACGACAAGTTTGTAATTCATGAAGACTTTATTGGAATGTGGCCCTTGCCCAGAACCACTGCTGATCAGATCGTAGAAACACTGAGAGAGGCCCTGCAACAAATGAATCTCGATATTCAGAATGCTCGTGGTCAGTGCTATGATGGTGCTGCAACAATGGCAGGGGAGAAAACTGGTGTGGCAACGCAGATTAAATCCGTCAATGGAAAGTGCCTGTATACACACTGTTATGGCCATGCCTTGAACTTGGCCGTTGCTGATGCCATAAAATCAGTGAAATGTATGAGTGATGCACTTGACACTGTCAGAGAAATTGGAAAGTTGGTAAAAAAGTCACCACAAAGAAACACCAAACTAGATCAAATAAGGGAAGAAACCACGAATGAGTCTCGCGGAGTTCACGCATTTTGCCCAACACGATGGACTGTTCGTGGCGAAGCATTAGCATCAGTGCTCAACAACCATGATGAGCTCATGGAGCTTTGGGATTGGTCCCTTGATGTCTTAAAGGACACAGAAATGAAATCGAGAATCAACGGAGTTAAAAGTATGATGACAAAGTTTAGTTTTTATTTTGGTTGTTGCTTAGGTGAGAAAATTTTGCGACAAACCGACAACTTGAGCCGTGCTTTGCAGAGTTCTTCAATTTCTGCTGCTCAGGGAAATAAGCTTGCAGTAGATGTGGTCAAAACCTTGAAAACAGATCGGAGCGACGAGTCTTTTGATCTCTTCTGGGCTCGCATCAAACAGagaaaggacaaagaaattGAGTCCATCGAAGATCCCGTGCCTCCAAGGAAGAGAAAAGTCCCAAGCAGATTCGAGCTTGGACAACAACAAACGCACTATTTCCCTCAAACGGCCAAGGACCACTATAAGCAAATTTATTTTGAAGCCATCGATTTTGCAACAACTGCAATCACAGCACGATTTGACCAGAAGGACTTCAAAGTGTACATGAATCTCCAAGAGCTTCTTTTAAAGGCCACAGCTAAACAACCGTACGATGCTGAACTGGCCGAAGTTTTGAAGGTGTATAGTGAAGACCTGAATCCCTATCAACTTGAAGGCCAGCTAGTACTTCTCCCACAAGTGGCTGCCTCGAATGCTTTTGACACTTCAAGATTTAATGTCGATGACCTAATatcattttttcaatcaattgATGAACCCCATAAATTACTTCTTTCTGAAATTTGCACGCTGGGAAAGTTACTGTTGGTTATGCCAGCAACGAATGCCGCGAGTGAACGTTCATTTTCTGCTTTAAAGCGCGTCAAGACATATTTGCGTGCAACAACTGGAGACGCAAGGCTGAACCATCTCATGACGCTTCATGTCCACAGGGACAGGACTGATTCGATTGACCTGGTAGCTGCAGCAAACCAGTTTGTTGGAGAACAAGAGAACAGAAAGCAGTTGTTTGGGTCTTTTACCACAAATGATTTGTCGCGAAAGGTGTCTTTGGTCTCGCGTTCAACGCAAACATCTCTATAA